The Candidatus Atribacteria bacterium ADurb.Bin276 sequence ATGACCGAGACCGAATGGTCTTTTTAAAGATCTTGAATGAGACGATAACCAGGTATCAGTTCATTTGTTATGCCTATTGTCTCATGCCGAACCATTACCATCTACTGATAGAAACTCCCAATGGGAATCTATCCCTGGGGATTAGGGAATTAAACGGAGTGTATGCCCAAAAATTGAATTGGGCTTATAAGACAGTAGGCCATGTATTCCAAGGGAGATTTAAGGCGATTTTAGTTGAGAAGGAAAGCTATTTATTAGAGTTGTGTAGGTATATTGTTTTAAATCCCGTCCGAGCAGGTATGGTGCAATATCCCTGGGAATGGCAATGGAGTAGCTATCAAGCAACGGCTGGACAAGCCGAAAAACTCAAATTTTTATCAACCGACTGGATCCTTGCTCAGTTTCATGAAGAACAAAATAGTGCCAAAAAAAGCTATGAAGACTTTGTTTTAGCTGGACTTGGGATAGAAGCTCCCTGGAAAGACCTAAAAGGGAGGTTTATTTTAGGAAAGGACAGCTTTGTTGAAAAGATTGAACATTTTATCGATAAGAAGAAAACCATCCAAGAATTACCCAGAGTTGAAAGATTTGCAGCTCGGAAGAAGTTAACTGAGATTTTTAACGAAGAGAAACTACACCCAGAAAAAGAAAGTAAGATTTACAGTGCTCATGTTGAGCATGGTTATACTCAAAAAGAGATTGCCAATTATTTAGGTGTTCACTATTCAACAGTCAGTAGAGTCTTAAAAAGGTTTATTGAGAAAAATACCAGAAAGGATTAAATTCAAGAATCAAGACCTGACCCCAAAATGATTAAAAATCAGAAGCTATTCGAGCGATTTGAAAAAAATTTAATCCGTAACTCGCCGGTTGATTTTTATCA is a genomic window containing:
- a CDS encoding Transposase IS200 like protein is translated as MARPVRIEFPGALYHITARGNKKENIFNHDRDRMVFLKILNETITRYQFICYAYCLMPNHYHLLIETPNGNLSLGIRELNGVYAQKLNWAYKTVGHVFQGRFKAILVEKESYLLELCRYIVLNPVRAGMVQYPWEWQWSSYQATAGQAEKLKFLSTDWILAQFHEEQNSAKKSYEDFVLAGLGIEAPWKDLKGRFILGKDSFVEKIEHFIDKKKTIQELPRVERFAARKKLTEIFNEEKLHPEKESKIYSAHVEHGYTQKEIANYLGVHYSTVSRVLKRFIEKNTRKD